The genomic stretch CAGAAAGCGGATTCGGAACACGTCGACCTGGCCAGCCTGACCGAGAGCGACATCGGCACCGTCGGTTTGGGCGTGGTGGATACGCTGAAAAGCGCCATCGACAACGACCTGCTGAAAAGCGTGAGCGACTACGACGACCTGACCGGGGTGTTTTAGGCGTGACGGGTTACGGGTTACGGGTTACGCGTTACGGGTGATGTCTCGATGACACGAAAATGACCGCCCTGGCGGGGGCTGCGACGCCTTGGTGTGTATCAGGCAGAGGGATGGCGGGAGGGGATTTTTTTCAATGTAGAATGTAAATTTAATAGAGAGTTCACGCAGATCTACGCAGACCTATAAGAGAATGGATCAGGATGCACGGGATCGGAAAGGATCAAAGGGATATTTCCCCACGAATCAAACGAATGGAAATAGGGGAACTGGGGAAGAAGGACAGGCGCTATCTGACCGGGCGAAAAACAAACCCCGGAAAATACATCCGGGGTTTGCCATGTTGAACCAGCCGGTTGTCCATGCCGACCAGCCAAGTAGGGGGATTATTTCATCAGGACGATTCTGCCCTGGCGGGTTTGGTTGGCAGTGTTCATCCGGAAGTGGTAGATGCCGTTTTGGACCCGGCTGCCGTTGGCGTCGGTCCCGTTCCAGTTCAGGCTGGCGTTTCCGGCGGCGTCGGCCTTGAGGTCGAAGCTCTTCACCAATTGGCCTTTGAGGTTGTAAATGGAGAGGTTGACGGCTTCGCCGGCCTTGCTTTGGACGCTGAAGGTGGTGTTGTTTTGGAAGGGATTGGGAAACACATTCACGGAGATCCGCGCGGGAGCGACCTGGTCGTCATTGTCCACGACACCAACCGTTACAAATACAGATTCCGAGGGACCGGAAAGCATGTAGGGGTCGTTGAACATGGAGCAGATCCAGTATTCGTGGGTCCCGTCCGGGAGATAGGTGTCCGTGAAGCTGAGGGTTGCGGGGCTGGTGATGGTGGAAATGTTCAGCCCGTTGCGGTAGAGGCGGTATCCGATGAGGCCGCGTCCGTCAAAATGCTCGGGGCGTTCCCAGGTCAGAAGGACGTTGCTGGGCAGGATCACTGTGCCGGTGAAATTCTGCGGCGCAGGCAGCACTTCGATGGGCAGGGTGTAAGCGCTCATGACAGGGGTTCCGGGCATGCCGTGCTGGTCGACGGGGGTCACCTGGAAAGCCAGCGGCAGGTCCAGATCTTCCTCAACCGCGCTGTAGGTGAGCTCCGTGGCTCCGGCAATGGCCACGGGAGTGGTGCCCATGATCCTGAACCACTGATAGATCGAGGCGCCTTCGGTGTTTCCGTCCGAATCCACGAAGTTGTAGGAACCGGTTTGGGCCTGATAGAGCACGGGAGGCCCTGAAACAACCACGCCGGTCGCTTCGGGCGCGCTGTTGTTGAATCCTGTCCCGGAAAGCGGGATGGTGATGTTGGGATGGTTATAGAGGTTTCCCACGATGGACAGGGTCCCGGTGTAGTTTTGCGCGGCAGTTGGGGTGAAGGTGATGTCGACAGTGACCGACTCGGTGGGCGGGATGCTGAAGGTGCTGGCGCTGCTGGTGAAGACGGGATTGTCGATGGCGATGGTCCCGGTCGCGGTTGTGGAGGCAAAGTTCACGATGGTGATCGGAACGGTGCTGCTGCCGGTTACGTACATATCGGGGAAAGCGATCGTCTCGTGCGACACGGGATAGGCCCCAACCAGCGCCGCGACGGAATACTTCACGCCCTGCAGGATCTCCTTGGAGGTCTGGTTCTGCAGAAAGAAAACCATTTCGCTGTTGGCAATGTTCCAGGACGCGTTGGGAGTGAAGGTCAGGTTGACGGTGGTCGATTCGCCGGTGTCGAGGTTGATCGCCGTGCCGTTCTGGTCCGGGATCATCAGGCGGTTCACGTTGTCCACGGTGGTCTGGTTGAACCAAACCTGCGGGATGTCCGATTCGGTGAACACAGCGTGGAGCTTGACGTTGGTGTTGGTATCGGCTTCGGGCTTGGCCACCGTTACCAGAACCTGGTACTCGGCGCCGTTTTGCGAACCCAAGGCGCTGATCGTGTAATGCGAAGGCACCGCCATGCGCGCGGTCACTTTGGGCAGATAGTTCGAGTACATGGAACTGGTGGCGTTTCCCCCGACGGTGGGGTTCAGGCCGTCAAAATAGGCCGTGGGATAGCCCGTGACGGCATAATAGGAGTTGCGGGCGTTGGAATAGACGTTGGCATAGCTGTCGCCGTTGTGGTTTTTAACGATCGCGACCGGATGCCCGTTGGTGAGCAGGTCATGGCAACCCATCGCGGCGCCGGGGCAATAGACGCACCAGGTGCCGGTGGCGACTTCGACCACGACAAG from Candidatus Syntrophosphaera sp. encodes the following:
- a CDS encoding Omp28-related outer membrane protein translates to MKKSILLMLVLFSLLAALNAVPRNLVVVEVATGTWCVYCPGAAMGCHDLLTNGHPVAIVKNHNGDSYANVYSNARNSYYAVTGYPTAYFDGLNPTVGGNATSSMYSNYLPKVTARMAVPSHYTISALGSQNGAEYQVLVTVAKPEADTNTNVKLHAVFTESDIPQVWFNQTTVDNVNRLMIPDQNGTAINLDTGESTTVNLTFTPNASWNIANSEMVFFLQNQTSKEILQGVKYSVAALVGAYPVSHETIAFPDMYVTGSSTVPITIVNFASTTATGTIAIDNPVFTSSASTFSIPPTESVTVDITFTPTAAQNYTGTLSIVGNLYNHPNITIPLSGTGFNNSAPEATGVVVSGPPVLYQAQTGSYNFVDSDGNTEGASIYQWFRIMGTTPVAIAGATELTYSAVEEDLDLPLAFQVTPVDQHGMPGTPVMSAYTLPIEVLPAPQNFTGTVILPSNVLLTWERPEHFDGRGLIGYRLYRNGLNISTITSPATLSFTDTYLPDGTHEYWICSMFNDPYMLSGPSESVFVTVGVVDNDDQVAPARISVNVFPNPFQNNTTFSVQSKAGEAVNLSIYNLKGQLVKSFDLKADAAGNASLNWNGTDANGSRVQNGIYHFRMNTANQTRQGRIVLMK